A single window of Carassius auratus strain Wakin chromosome 9, ASM336829v1, whole genome shotgun sequence DNA harbors:
- the LOC113108114 gene encoding discoidin, CUB and LCCL domain-containing protein 2-like: MDASVKEGRGTGGAAVFILIVFILLLGARSSRAQKGDGCGHTVLGVGSGSLASLGYPLSYPSNSVCEWEISVNTTHTILVRIADLDIDTNNCQVSYLRLYNGHGLGRTEIVKYCGGIKWRDAVIQSEGHQVTVQFMSGPHNNGRGLFLSYTSSQQTDLITCLEKGEHFSEAEFSKFCPAGCLTDFGEVSGTIPHGYRDSSPLCLAGVHAGVVSNTLGGQISVVSSKGIPHYESSLANNVTSVPGNLSPSLFTFKTSGCYGTLGLESGVVSDSQITASSEWEWGGHGKEPSVWGPTGARLKTSGRPWAAANSDIKEWIQVDLKKEKKITGITTTGSTLQEYQFYVSAYEVLYSHDGQQWKPYQGGSDKNKIFQGNTNYLQEVRNNFIPPIEARFIRICPLQWHQRIALKMELLGCQPYAAWPGTFHPAPPPPRRKSTVPPLQERTTHTPNIRNTTMPPHSHDEVALVAVLVPVLVVVLTTLVLVMVCSWLWKNRKSPEVTYDLPHWERTVWWKSMKQLLPSKLDGEDCVRYSSTARVDHQRPQVELAEYAQPLVTGTMASLGQRSTFKPEEADAPEYDAPIPPEHYHAYAEPLPASGTEYAMPIMIDRANHLSGGTLPFRGRGLVARTDSSQSASSAYDTPKSTSDQATLTDGQLYQVPQNTHNAPCQKKD, encoded by the exons ATGGACGCGTCGGTAAAGGAGGGCAGAGGGACCGGAGGGGCTGCGGTCTTCATCCTGATCGTCTTCATCCTTCTCCTCGGTGCCAGAAGCTCGCGGGCGCAGAAGG GGGACGGCTGTGGACACACAGTGCTGGGTGTGGGCAGTGGGAGTCTGGCGTCTCTGGGGTACCCTCTGTCCTATCCCTCAAACTCTGTGTGTGAATGGGAGATCAGCgtgaacaccacacacacaatccTTGTGCGCATTGCGGATCTTGACATAGACACAAACAACTGCCAAGTTTCTTACCTGCGACTCTATAATGGCCACGGACTGGGGAGAACGGAAATTG TGAAGTATTGTGGAGGGATAAAATGGAGAGACGCTGTCATACAGTCGGAGGGGCATCAGGTCACAGTGCAGTTCATGAGTGGACCACACAACAACGGCCGTGGCCTCTTCCTCTCCTACACCAGTAGTCAGCAAACAG ATCTCATCACCTGTCTGGAAAAAGGAGAGCACTTCAGTGAAGCGGAGTTCAG TAAATTCTGTCCTGCTGGATGCCTGACTGATTTCGGAGAGGTTTCGGGAACCATACCGCATGGATACAGAGAT TCTTCTCCTCTCTGTCTGGCCGGTGTTCATGCGGGTGTGGTCTCCAACACACTGGGGGGGCAAATCAGTGTGGTCAGCAGCAAAGGCATCCCACACTACGAAAGCTCGCTGGCCAACAATGTGACATCTGTGCC TGGAAATCTCTCCCCAAGCCTCTTTACCTTCAAGACTAGTG gTTGCTATGGCACTTTGGGTTTGGAGTCGGGGGTGGTCAGTGACTCTCAGATCACAGCCTCCTCAGAATGGGAATGGGGCGGTCATGGGAAGGAGCCCTCTGTCTGGGGCCCCACAGGGGCTCGCCTCAAAACATCAGGACGTCCGTGGGCTGCAGCCAACAGTGACATAAAAGAATGGATTCAAGTGGACTtaaagaaggagaaaaaaataacag GTATAACCACCACTGGCTCCACCCTCCAAGAATATCAGTTTTACGTTTCGGCCTATGAGGTGTTATATAGCCATGACGGACAGCAGTGGAAACCCTATCAAGGTGGATCAGATAAAAATAAG ATTTTCCAAGGCAACACCAACTATCTCCAGGAAGTGCGGAACAACTTTATTCCTCCAATTGAAGCGCGCTTCATCCGAATATGTCCCTTGCAGTGGCACCAAAGGATCGCCCTTAAAATGGAGCTGCTGGGCTGCCAACCTTATGCAG CGTGGCCAGGAACCTTCCATCCAGCCCCTCCTCCCCCTCGCAGAAAAAGCACAGTGCCCCCACTACAGGAGAGGACGACACACACACCCAACATCCGAAACACCACCATGCCTCCACACTCTCACGATG AGGTGGCGCTGGTGGCAGTGTTGGTTCCTGTATTGGTGGTGGTTCTGACAACGCTTGTGTTAGTCATGGTCTGCTCGTGGCTGTGGAAGAACAG GAAAAGCCCAGAGGTGACTTATGACCTTCCACACTGGGAGCGCACAG TGTGGTGGAAGAGTATGAAACAGTTGCTGCCCTCAAAGTTGGATGGAGAAGACTGTGTTCGTTACAGTTCCACAGCAAGAGTAGACCACCAGAGACCCCAGGTGGAGCTTGCag AATACGCCCAACCACTTGTCACTGGTACAATGGCCTCTCTTGGACAAAGGTCAACGTTTAAGCCCGAAGAAGCTGATGCCCCTGAGTATGATGCTCCTATCCCCCCTGAACATTACCATGCTTACGCTGAGCCCCTTCCTGCGTCTGGCACTGAATATGCCATGCCAATCATGATTGACAGGGCTAACCACCTATCAGGAGGCACTCTACCATTCAGGGGGCGTGGTTTAGTGGCTCGGACAGACAGCAGCCAATCGGCAAGCTCAGCCTATGACACACCCAAGAGCACATCTGATCAAGCCACACTCACAGATGGACAGTTGTACCAAGTGCCACAGAATACCCACAATGCACCGTGTCAGAAAAAAGACTGA